Proteins encoded by one window of Panicum virgatum strain AP13 chromosome 7N, P.virgatum_v5, whole genome shotgun sequence:
- the LOC120683561 gene encoding uncharacterized protein LOC120683561, with the protein MPPTMSGAPDSPREAILLFPAPDAAWEKAPRAASQPRAGRGKKPAVGPVRVWSEADEVRILEGLAAYAADHGAPPVRSQLHAALEGCRLDKAEFTVTEIYEKVRRLRTKYCNLRDARGPPVPEGGADDGAEVRKYELSAAIWGDQPANVAKKGRSTSAGAMPPKAGGAGARVRRGFEELQGLFPNLASKVDKITNDETLQPVLKRAFELIDDQKAGELDAKVKKHKIREVQAKMNRDALRVEVFKTLIRSMD; encoded by the coding sequence ATGCCTCCGACGATGAGCGGCGCCCCGGACTCTCCGCGCGAAGCCATTCTCCTATTTCCGGCCCCGGATGCTGCTTGGGAGAAGGCGCCCAGGGCGGCGTCCCAGCCACGGGCCGGCCGCGGCAAGAAGCCGGCGGTCGGGCCCGTGCGGGTGTGGTCGGAGGCGGATGAGGTCCGCatcctcgagggcctcgccgcgTACGCCGCGGACCACGGCGCTCCGCCAGTCCGGTCCCAGCTCCACGCCGCGCTCGAGGGCTGCCGCCTGGACAAGGCGGAGTTCACCGTCACGGAGATCTACGAGAAGGtgcggcggctccggaccaaGTACTGCAACCTGCGCGACGCCAGGGGTCCGCCCGTGCCGGAAGGCGGCGCTGATGACGGCGCTGAGGTGCGCAAGTACGAGCTCTCGGCGGCGATTTGGGGCGACCAGCCGGCCAATGTCGCCAAGAAAGGGCGCAGCACCAGCGCCGGTGCAATGCCTCCCAAagcaggcggcgccggcgcacgCGTGCGCAGGGGGTTCGAGGAGCTGCAGGGCCTTTTCCCCAATCTTGCCAGTAAAGTTGATAAAATCACCAACGACGAGACTCTGCAACCAGTGCTGAAGAGGGCTTTTGAACTTATCGATGACCAAAAAGCAGGTGAATTGGATGCCAAAGTGAAGAAACACAAGATTAGGGAGGTGCAGGCGAAGATGAACAGAGACGCCCTGAGGGTTGAGGTATTTAAAACGCTTATCAGATCCATGGACTGA